The genomic interval GGCACTGACATCAGATAGCCAGGTATAGCCAAGTTTTATGTGCAACCATAAACAGAAGTTTTGCAGTTTAACTCTTCAACATGAGGTCAATGACTTTCTTAAAATTATTGAACTGAAGTGCAACTTCATGAACAAGTcaatttaaaactaaaaccaaGGCTAATTTTATGTGGAGGGGGTTCCTGAAGCGCTGGTGAACACCATCTAGGACGTCCACTTTGTAAGCCAAACCAAATTCTGGTAGGTCACTGTGGACTGCTCCACTGCAGAGCTAAGCTGGGCAGCAACCAGTGTGTACTAGAGGACAAACTGGGACTGATTCACTGTTACGGACAAAAATCTTCActgcatacagaaaaaaactagCCTGTGTTCAAACAGAATCTGTCACTGACATAAAGGAAATTTCTTCTCTGCAGAACCACTGATATGAGAGAGGTTTGTGTTATTCATGTTGACAGAAGCTCCACTTCAGAACGGCCAGcacaaattgcagttctagagAATGAATTCTAGAAGCAGGAATTTGCAGAATAATTTTGACATTCAGTACATATTCAGCAATTAAAAGGTTAATTTTGATTAAATTATTGCATATGCTACTACTTATGCTATTCAAGTAGGAAAGAGGCTTCCTATAGACTGAGCCTGGGCACAGGCAGTAGACTGATGTACTTACTTTCACAGGCTGTCCTGATGGCTTGTGCTTTTGGCCACAGACACTCCAGCAGAATTTTTGTTTCCTCACAAATCAGCATACATTCAATCCGCAACTGGTAGCTAAAAgaaatcagtggaaaaaaaaacccaacaaacaccacaaaaacaaaactctcaaGCCTGATTAATTGTCTTGTGTCCAACAAGAGAATCACCCATTTTAGGCAAAGCTCAGTACCAGCATTGTTATGCTCGCTTTAATGCTCTGACACGAGAACTGGAttataaataaatcaaacactTGGATATTTCCAAAGATGTCCTAGAAACAATTATGATCTCCTCTTTCAGAAAGCAATGTTGCACTGACATCTGGCAGTGACTTCCCAGCATAATGAGGCCATAATTTTTGACAGTTCCTGGGCAGCACTAGTCAGGATTTTCATTCTTCCCTTTAACTTCCCATACAgaaattctaaatatttttgcagtgatGTCCTTTAATTATCTTTATGCCCCACTATGGATTAATGTTGTGGAAGAgctatgaaaacattttctaaagTACTTTTAAAGCTGGCTATAAGcttgagaaaatgaaaagacacattttcaaaaacatgtcTCAGTCTGTGGCATGGCAACTGATCAGATTTATGGAGAGCTGTTCCTATGAATTACGACACATCACCATGTTTTTATGGACAGCATAAAGAGTCCTCTGTGCTCACCTCCTCTGACTTGGTAAAAATCAGGGAGGTGGTGAAAACACCAGCACTGCTGTGATTCAGCAATGGCTTTGTGGGCTCCCATTGGAGCTGGAATCTCTAAACCAGGGGTGGAGTGAATCAGCAGCCTGGTGGCAGGATTCAGTCTGCAGCTTCATGCCATACAGATAGTAGCTCTTACAAGAGCCAAGAGTTTTCTCACTAACTTATTAATTTATCTGTGGTTTGCCAAAGGTGTCTGAAAGCCCCTTTGGCCTTTAAGAGGGAAAAATTTCTCAAACCAGCTCTACAAATAGTAGTCAGATGATTTACCCTGAAGGCTGAATGTCAGGAACATCTCTTTAGCACGGGAAACAGAGGCCTTAATTCTTATGGATAAATCTGATAAGAACCACACTCATGGGTTGAAGACAAGGAAAATTTTGCTTACCTAGGAACTTCCAAGAGATGAAGATAAAACTGATCTGCATCTGCTAgctctgatttttcttctttgcaagaTTTGAGGCCATTTATCTAATGGGGAATGAAACAGTAAAATACTCGcacaaatatttctgcttcCAATTCACTTCACTGGCTTTTCTGAACTTGCTGTGTGACTAGGCAATGGGGCTGAGGCAGATGAACAATATATTGTGTATATAAACTGATTTGCAAGGGCTAACGTAACTTGAAACTCATATTCATTTGTACAACACCTTGATGTTGAATCCTTGATCCTCAGGCTGGACTTCAGCAAGCCACAATGCATCCAAGCCTAGCAACCCCTTTAAAAAGATGAGTCCTTTCTCCTCATTGAAACCTTCTCTGAAAGGCTCTTTATTCACCTAAGTACATAAATGCTAATTTACATCATCCATCTAATTAAAATAACAGGAATAGAGAGCAGCAGTTGGTCTACACCTGTGTTGAGTCTCCCAACATGCTGTTGCCCAACCTTTCTATGAAGAGCCCAGACCATTGCTGGGGCACATCCCACCACCCTACCTTGGAAAGTCATTGACTGAGATGGTGCAGGAGGATGTGGGATCTGGTCACAGGTTTATGGTTTAGCAGTGCGAGTGTTTCAAGCTGAGTCTAAAACACACTGAACTCCATCAGAACAACACAATATGTACCTCATGGTCATCAGGCAGCAGTTTAAGTAGCTGCTTCAATCTCTCAGCATCCAACTTGGATCTGTCCCCTTTCTGAATCATAGCAACAATCTCTTCATTAGAGCTGTAGGACAGAGAGAGGTGCTGTAGAGCAACAGCATAGGGAGGAGTAACATGATGAACAGACGAGACCTCAGTCTCTCAGCTAGCACTGTAGGagtaaatgaaataattcttcCTGTACTTGCCTCCCATTACATTTTGGATTTTAGTCATCAGAAGTACAGTGGAGATgtgaaaaagcaaagtatttttttaagcctAAAGCAATATTCTTTATAATTTAGATGTGTTTCTGGGCTTTGTTCATCTTTACACAACAAACCCTGAAGGTTCTCCTTTTACTGCAGGTGTCTAGTGTCACTGAAGAGAGATTTCCTTTGAAATTCTCTACTACTTGCAGCAAAGCCAAGGCTAAACGAAATAGCTCTCCTCCTCCTGAGAAGTATTTATAAAGATCCCAGAAGATTTTACCCAAAATCCTTCCCTGAAACTTTGGCAGACAACGTCTTTGAAATTAGTCCAGACTGCTCTGGTTTAGGCTCTGGGGAGCTTGGGTCCCTCCAGCCACCAGCATGAATATAAGCAGGacctggctgcagagcagcctcATCCCTCACGAGTGCAAAAGGAGCTCAGCTCTGGGGTCCCACAGCTGCTGACCGCTCCCAGGAGAGGTTAACCACTGCTCAGGGATTCATCTGGAGAGAGGAAATAGCAACTGGATGGGGCTATGCACAGCCCTTCCCCACTGAGAAGCAGTTTGCaatggaagaaataaagtaatgataataattaattaaaaaaaaaaatcctctgacTGATTCCGATTTATTCCTAACACAAAGGAACTTCTAAGCTGAGTTTCTTTTTGAAGCCCTTGTaacatgggcagggagagcaaaaaatctgtctttatcCTGCAGTAGCTTCAGGGAATCTAAGTGTAAAGTTAACTTGCAGTTTGCCAAAAAACTAGTACAgattcatttcttttgcttccttaCCCACCCCTTAAAGACTTGGTAAATTTCCATTTGTTTAATTATCAAAACTGTTTCCTATTTATAGAAAAACTGtgaataaaaattatatataattttggATCCAAATTCCTGAAGATATGGCTTTAAAGTCAATAAAGTAATTAGAAACTTTCAATCAAGAATCTTCACTAACAGATGCTGCCAACAATTGATATTTATGTCAATAAtaccaaagaaaaatatgtttacaCATGATTTTGCTATCATTGATGAATACTGTTGCTTTAGGAACTAGTGGTGGTGAGTCTTAGGTTTATCAGTTTGCAACATGATATGGCCTCGAAAAATACTGCCACAcctcattaattaaaaaaaaataatgacttcTCACTGAAGAAAGATAGTCATTGTAAAGTATTTCTGCTAGATTTGTTTCGTGCGACGACGgaataaacacatacacacatcaaataaataattcagatgGTAGTCTCCAAATCTTACCACTTAAATTGCTTCAGAAATATACTCAGAAGAAGGCTTTTCTTTGGACCTACAAATGTGATCTGTCGAAAGACGAAGAAAAAGAGGAGCCGGCTAGAAACACATTTACCTTGACTTTAACAGAAATTTTAcagcttttgtttgttgggCCAGATTCATTCTCCTCTAGTAATAACATTATCAACAATATTCATTGATCAAACTTAGAGGAATTTACAACAGTACAGGACATTAGATCTactacagaaagagaaagagacaaaGTAGTAGAGAAGGGAACTGATTTGTCCAAAATATTCCAATTTATACGAATTAGTACTGAAATTCCCACAGCCTCCCTCTCTCAAAATAAGACCTATACGTCAGCAGAGTCACTTCAACATGTTTAATTCTAAAcctcttctgtgctttttttaagGCAGGCTTAGGCAATGGATatcaaaaacccccaaactttATACCTCTTTGTAATAAGATTGACAACAATAAAGACTGAATAAGCTTGTTACTTCAAAGAATTATGCCAGGCTCTACAAAGAGTGAGCAGTCCAAGTACCTCTtttgatttcttcatttttggCCCTGGTTTCTCCTTAGGTGTTGTTGGTGGGACACAGAAAAGAAGCTCCAAGCTTGCGTAGTCAGGCTCTACGAGGTCCTTGCTGCTGCTTGGCATCACAGCCCACATGGAGTGGCtttctggaagagaaaaacacTTCAAGATGGACCATGGAAGTTGAGGAGCACTTTCAAGGTAGCATGATTTGTGGAAGGGAAAACACtttagaaaatgaatgaaatatgaCTCTCATTATTCTTAGACAAATGTTAATTATTTAAGAATTGCAGCTCCCGCAGACAGTATCCCAAAGGTTTGAAGGCTAATTAAACCTGGAAAACTACCACATCATTAATTCCACTGAACTGAGACAGCAGAGAAACTTAATGGACTACTCCAGATTCTTTTTGCTATTGCTGACCAAACATTGGAGAATTGTGGTACCCAAACACAGGATATTGCATCTGATTAGGTAAACAAGGACTCCCAAGCCCAGCATTATCACCAAAATCATTAGGAGCCATCCAAATAACACATGGCACTTCAAAACATGGCTTTGTTTACAACACTGGAATTTTTAACAAAGGATCTCACCTCTTCTTGCTTTAGGAGACGTTGCAACATTTGCACTGAAGACATTGGTTCTGAGTCTAAATGTCTATCTCTGCCCAAGAAGGCAGAATGTGGCTCAGACTGATTTTCTCCATGCATGTTTATGTATTTTACCACAGCAACAAGTTCTTGCCACCTGGAGTGTCCCCTTTGTCGGAGCTAAGCACAAAGTAGAACACCTAAGAGTTCTATGTTGTGTGAACTGAGTGTGAAAAGCTGCAGTATGAATGGAAACGTGTTGACAGTCTCCTTGCTGAAGGTTGAACAGGCCTTGCAGTCTCCTTTGGCAGACCACATGTTAACCGCAGACCTTAGTGTTATTTTGTGGGGGGGAAAAACCCACAGAATCCACGTGGCCATGGTCAGTATGAAATGAAGTTGGAGGCCTCAGCCTACCCTGAGGATACACGTTCCCTAGCCCTGCTGACAAGAGTTTTCAGTCTTGAATCTTGGCTGATGTATCTTCTGGCTGTGCAAGGAAATGAAAGTCAAAGCTTCAGCTGAGAAGACACTCCCCAGTGATGTGCCAGGAGCTCATGAGGAAGAACCATGGAGCCTGAGTATTAAAGAGATCCTCCCACTCAACACAATCAGAGTGTTTGGCAAACTTTAATTAGTGCAGACTCACAACATCACTTTAACAAGTAACAAAGACTGAAAGGTTAGAAGAAGATAATTTTATCAGCCATAAAGCTTCAGTTCAGTGCTTCCCCCAAATTACCCTTTCCTCCATTTATTGGCAAAGGCCCAGCTTTCCATAGTTATTTGTGATTACTAATTTTTTGTAGGACTGAGAGGAAGCAATGGAACCACCTGTGTGACCTGACTTACTGAGTCAAGGCCTAGTGCCCCAACATGAGCATCTTTGTTTGGACGCAAAGTAAATGAACCAGTCAGCCCGGTGTTACAAACAAGCACGTACGTCTCACCACATCAGAAGGGAGCTTCTGCCAGTGAAACAACTTCATCCTCAGTGTTGGCATCTTCTTAGGTTGGGGCTGCTCCCCACATCCACAGGTAAGATGTTTGCACTGGGGATTACTGCATGGCTGAGCAGGTGGGAGTGACAGGACATTTATGCCAGGCATGGGAAGGGGTGGAGGAGGCACCTTACACCCAGGGGGTAGgggtggaggagctggtggcagagctggcATAGCAAACTGTCCTTGGGAGGGTGAAGAAACACTTTGCTGGGAAGGTGACACGTTCCCTGGGGACTGCTGCAGCTTCCTGGAAAGGCTGGATGTTGGAGAAAGGCTCAGGTCTGCACTGGGGTTCCCCTCTTCCAAGTCCATATCAGCTTGAATACATTTGTTCACCTTTTGAACAGATCTTCTGGATGCTGCTTTGTGGTGATTCGGGCATTGCATGTTTGATAGCAGGTCCTCTGTATCTTGCCCCAGTCCCATTTTCCTGCTCTACAAGACAAGGAGGAGGTGCATGAATTAGCAAAGTTCCCCACAACCGCCAGCTACTGCCGGCTCccacagagaaacagagaagtaaCAATGACCTTCCCACTAAGGTAAAAATCAGAAACATTTCTATCTGCTCTACGAGAGACATTTCATGGTAGTTTCAGCTTTGTGAGTCAGGAGCAAAGCAGTACTGCTGGCCATAAGACTCCTTTTTACCTCTTCTTGATCCTTCTACCTTCTTGTTATGACACATAAAGGAAAAGTAAATGCTATCAGCATAGTAAGTCTCTacctggttgtttttttccccttgttgcTCAGCCATTCActggaatttttcttttgatgggACAAATGGATAGCTCCTATGGAAGCTGCTACAGGTGCTCTACAAAGGGGACTTCTGAGACAGTAGGAAGACAGTTGCTTATTCCTGAGAAACCATTCTACCACAAACTTACCTTGAGTGCAGAGAAGGGTGGGGATTTTGAGAGAAGCTTGCAGAATAGCCTAATGAATAAAACAAGCTACAGCTGAGGAAGACTTGGCCTGAGCTGCTTTGGGATCTGTGACTATACAGAGAATTGACTGGTAAGCATTAAAATGAATAAGATGGttttactttgccctttttaaCCAGATTTTAATCTAGGATGAATCTTTACATTTGCCCTGAGAATATACAGTTTCACTCAGAGCTTTATGCAAGAAACTATGCAGAAGTCCCCGTCTGTATCTGTGCCCACTTTTAAACATGGAAGTGGACCTACCCAAATCAGCAGAGCTACTTGTTGGCTTAGGACTTGGCTTTGTTTGCCAGATTGAGTGAACCTTTCTTTTGCAAATACTTGCATCTCTTGTGGATGAACGGTGTGCTGGCACACTTACTTCCAGTAGCAGTGGCTGTTTTGTGATTTCTCTCTTTAGCTGACTTCTATAGCAATGTTCATCAACAACAGTAGGAACATGTTAAAGAAGGAGAGATGAGTAGACAAGCAGTGCTCTAGCAATGACACAGGAGATGCAGCCTTTCTAGGGACTGCATGCAGAGAGAAACTATGTCCCCAGTCATCCGAGCCCTTACACGTCTTTAACAAAATGTACATTAGTAGCATCAGCAGTTTTAAGGGAGTTATCTGGGAGGGTACTTTGATTTTTATGTTTAATGCAGGATCAGGGACTTACTTGATACATGCACCATGTTTATGTTCCCAAAGGACTAAATTAATACTTACGAATGACCATTTTCCTCATCACACAGCAATTTTAACTAATGAGT from Columba livia isolate bColLiv1 breed racing homer chromosome 5, bColLiv1.pat.W.v2, whole genome shotgun sequence carries:
- the LOC106145774 gene encoding inverted formin-2 isoform X1, which gives rise to MAEQQGEKNNQSRKMGLGQDTEDLLSNMQCPNHHKAASRRSVQKVNKCIQADMDLEEGNPSADLSLSPTSSLSRKLQQSPGNVSPSQQSVSSPSQGQFAMPALPPAPPPLPPGCKVPPPPLPMPGINVLSLPPAQPCSNPQCKHLTCGCGEQPQPKKMPTLRMKLFHWQKLPSDVVRQSHSMWAVMPSSSKDLVEPDYASLELLFCVPPTTPKEKPGPKMKKSKEITFVGPKKSLLLSIFLKQFKCSNEEIVAMIQKGDRSKLDAERLKQLLKLLPDDHEINGLKSCKEEKSELADADQFYLHLLEVPSYQLRIECMLICEETKILLECLWPKAQAIRTACEMLLTSHRLLVFCQLILKVGNFLNYGHHTGDAGGFKISALLRLTETKANQSHITLLHHILEEIEKNHTDLLQLPRDLDFVSKAAGIRLDVLRAEASANLKKLLEIEKRLFLSTDDLKIQHAKSVQGSLDASKDLQKEFATIEKKKEELADYLCEDRKKLSLEDVFNTMKTFRELFLKALQENEERKKQGAKTEKRKKQLKGEDAKRLKGEYGKSITFNKN